A segment of the Crassostrea angulata isolate pt1a10 chromosome 10, ASM2561291v2, whole genome shotgun sequence genome:
AAAGCAGGAAAAAAAGCAACACATTCAATGTTGTTTTCCTGCTGGTAAAAGTTTGACCTTTGCAACATGTTGGATTCCACTTATGTTATAGAACTTTTTTTCCAATCTAATTTCTAAATATTCCCCTCTTTGTCGAATAAGTGTCCCTTGTTTGATTCCTTTGTACTgttacttgatatttttgtacTTCAGATTGTTATATTTGGACATGCAACGGCGTTGTTTTCTGATGTTGGCACGTTAGAATTGTTTGCCGTCACAAACTCTATTATCTATCCCTGGATCTATATCCTGTttcgaaaataaaatatttttgtgatcACCGGGAAACTTCTGCGGCATCAACAAGGTTACAAGCAGCAGTGTTAATATAATAACGTCACGCCACCGTGAGATGCACAGACGCAAAGCTATATGACAACACGTCTGCAAGAACAGAGCCTTCAATTGATATAACCAATCAGACTTAAGTCACTTGCAAGCAATGCTTCCTAGTCTCAAATCCGCGCTCTATGGCATTATAAAGAAACAGAagtgatataattattatttcatttatttttgattttctgaTTTCTTATAATAAGCTATTGGACAACCAAAATAATTTTTCGAAAGAATAAAGACCGACAAAGGTTACAAAACAGTTACAAACTATTGTGCAATCGCTTTATAGAATTTAAGTGTCTGTCTTCATgtaacaataacaaaaatagAAAGGACAACTGCTTTTAGCGCCGGATTTTGGCGGTTTTTTCCGGTCGCTTCTGTTGTGGTTATCTCTTAACCAATTTCGTacgtttgtttattttgtaaagagTCTCGTCGATTAACGTAACAAAAATAAAGATCTTAGACTGTGATACtataaacttattttatttttttctccttataactttctaaataaattttttctTATATGCCCTTGATTTAACATAAGATTGATATTAATATGCATGAGAGGTGAAGCtgatattatcattattattatcagAATGGAACTAAAATTACACTAGCATGAATATCAATGCCatgtattaaaacaatatttgatcaCTCTTTTACCATAGCCCTATCTATCCTTTATGGCACAGATATAATATTTTCTGATGTTTCAACAATAAAGATCACACCCATATAAGACAGAAACCTTTTAAATCAATGGTTGTCAGCAAAACGTGTTTGAAAACGTCGTGTTAGTTAGCACATAATACCGGTATGTAACCCTATATGTTATGTGATGGAATTAAGTATTCACAAAATCACCTGAGGTGAGAAATCGCGTGGTCAATTataattctcaaaatcattTTACCCTTCGTTATAACACAGAAAGCGAAAGTAAAAAGAAGTagcttttttctcttttaaagtTAAAACCATGAGCGCGTTTTCGTCAATAATTAATTTCCCATTGACACAACCTAGATAATGCAAATATACAACTACTgttatatgaaaaacaaaagacAAACATGCGCTGACTATGTGTGAAATCAGTATAAAAGTCGGCGTCCTTATTATCGTATGGAGATTCCAGATATCGTGAAGACCCCCGCCTATGAAAACAGATTCGTACTTGGTAACTACATACTTTTATCTAATGTAATTACGTTAAGTTTGAATGTTGACCATTCCTgcaattgtaagaaaaatattttttttaaaagtttgttttctcgtatatatattgcattttattttgtgtcAAATGGCTTTGTGTCCATGTTTATAACCCTTGTAAGTTcgaataacttttttttctcatttctctccttttcttattttataaatgaatcttatttaaaaaaaatacatattcctttttgataattttagaattaaacaaTCGAAAAATATCTGGCAAATCCATTAGTTATCCTTTAATTTGATTCAAGTTCAGAGAGAGAATAAAATAGCCTTTACCAACTTGCAATGCATGAAATTTGACCAAACaagttaaagctgcttggtccgatttttttgtaattacagtatcaacattttttccatacaaatcatttatcttagaaagttatggactttctcctatttacaccagcagaatcagtctcctttcaaagtttgaaatattcaaagtaaataaaaataatttctctttgggcaaacgaaaaaacaaaccaaaatgcatcacgggaatgtttagaaaaggaaaccgcttggtttcttcccccgaatgattggggttattcaacccgcatgctatgcatcgattgtaaagaaagcagactttggaaatattagcaaacaaaacgtacacatatcaatttgtaatttgtctgatcatttcgaactttatttaaagcgatgtcaaagtcgtaatacaaccatacccgtctcgtcgtcaggggtgaaatttaatatgaggcgaaataacgcggtaccttttaatatCGTTTGTTTTGtaagcaaattttgtacgtatttttcttcattgaaatttggcataattgacgggtaaaactactgcaatgtctattattatacatatactaagcatagccatcgtttataagcgtgcataaaatttgatataaaatcggaccaagcagctttaaaatcttttcggAGTTTGTCAAATAGGATAGAAAGAATCTTTACAATGTTATTCATCAAACtggtttttattaaaaacattgcCTTGAGAGATAAATCATTGCTATGCATGATAAAAATTAAACGTAACTTTTTCTTGCAAatggttttaaaacaatttactaATTAATGGAATGCATTGAAAATGGGGTGATCTTATTGGTTTCATAAAAAAGGAAGATTATTTAATCCCTTAAGCAAACTTAAGTATGCCATTATCCGTGTGTTAATGCTCTTACAATATAGAGTTATGTAACGATATagttattgaaatttaaatgcaaatatattcaaaaaattaGTCTTTGACATTTCAGTTTTAGAAATTATTATCAGAGCATCACAGTCCTTCCCACATTTTACCTTGAAGAAGGCGGTGAAATTGTAACGACAACACAATTGCAACTTCAAATACATAACGCATGTAAGCTTTGACCAAACAACATCTAAAAAGCAAatgttgaaaaaacttcgtaGTGTAGATAGAATGAATCAAAACTCTAAAGTTTATGTATCAACTGCCTCAAACGCTTTTAAAGACACTGCAAAGTAAGTATCAACTATCCCACCAGTtctgaaggttttttttaaagtaatatgtAATCTAGTTGCAGTTATTGTACTTATTTCTTCTAGAAAGAAACATATATTAAAACCGTTTCAAAGAATGGTCGCTTTTTAAGTTAATACTGACATCATCACTGATTGTTGTTTGCGCACTGTCTTGTAATCGTTTTATGGTCATTCTTTATCTCTTTCGCTACCATACGATTATAAAGAGATCACGTTATCACTGATATTCGATTACCGCTGCTTTCATTAAAAGCTTGCAAATGATGGGGCCTGGGTCCAGCTTATTATATTATCCAGGTCACTTGTGTTCTCTTAACTGTTTCAATTTATCTAGCTTTGACAGGGTCAATTCATTCTCTCTGCTCGGAATGATATTCATATCTTCAACAATTTTCTTTAATGAAAGTGTGATCAATTTCACTCTAGAGGAatcaatatatgttttttattccTGTTCCTGTTGGCTCAGAGGTGAATGTTCAAACCCGTAATCCGAAACAGGAAGCTGACGCTTTATAATACTACGAGCACAGGAAAGGAGGAGAGATGTGTGTGGGCATTTTTGGAGGCAACTGTGGTAATAGAGACATAAATTAGTAATACTTTATTAAGCTTTGTATGATAATGATATGTGTTGAccggaatttcaaaatttccagGATTTCAAATTAGTAAACTCTAAAACAGTGTACAATAGATGAACATAGAATATCCGAGTTTTTTCGACCTACTCAATATGCTTATTTAATTTGAAGTACTAGAGACTTATCATATCATCACAACGTTGAtgatttttgaaagttttatttaatatgCAATAATAAGTATCATTTCAACAGAGCAAAActattttataacatattttgaagtgttaaaacatataatgtCAAATTAGTCAACTGAAGGCTTATAGACACTACTAGTTTTTTGTCGAAAGCAAAGTAGCAAAATTGTAGTTATGATTCATTTGTAAAAGGAAATTGAAATTGTATAttacaaaatttgtattttggAACGTATAAAACAGTTCAGATACTCAAAATAAGAACCCTTTTATCTCTCGATTTTTTACCCCCGCATTTCTGCAATTTGTTTTTGAGTGTTTGTTACTTAAATGCTTtcgttttaaaacaattttcgtGGTACTAAATGTTAGACAAGCATTACAGACAATATCTTTATCCTAtcttatttttgttgaaaacaaaGAAGTGATGAGGTAATTATGATTCACTACAAAAGGAAATTTGATAATGTAAACACTTAAATAAACAGGTGACAGATATAGGAAAAAGCCAATTTGGCTTCATATAAAactggttgtttttttttgttatgaagGCGTGGTATTCAACACCATTGCCCTTGTAACATAATGGATCTtacaatgaaatttgaaatcacCTCGGCTTCTAACAGCACCGAGGTCTCTTCTCTCTCTCGCTCTTCGACACCTGCAGTTCTGCAATTTGTTTTTGGAGTGCTGGGTAACCTGATTGCCATTGTTGTACTTATCACTGCTAGAAAGAAACACAAATGGAGACCGTTTTACAGACTAGTTTTCGGTTTAACCTTAACTGATGGTTTGGGGATTTTGCTGATTTTCCCAACAATATTTCTTCGATTTGCTCCAAATTTCATGTTCGATTTTCGTATCTGTGCGTACAAGTCTTTCATGTTCATATTCTTATTAACATCATCTGCAATGATTGTCTGCGCAATGTCTTTTGACCGTTTTATGGCTATTCTGTATCCGTATCGCTACAATGGGATTGTGAAGATCAATCAAGCAAATATCACGTTAGCAGTGGTATGGATTACCTGTGCCTTCCTTTCAAGTTTGCCACTGCTGGGCTTACGATCAAGTTTGCTATATGATACTGgttcagtttgttttttaaatttcatcagTACATCAACCGTAGTTAGAATTTACTCTTTCGTTTACTCGCTAATAGGACTGTTTATTCTCCTTTCAACAATTATCTTTAATATGTGTGTGGTAATatcactttgtaaaaatatcgtAACAACCAACACAGTTTCACAGAAAAGCAGGAAAAAAGGCAACACATTCAATGTTGTTTTTCTGCTGGTAATAGTTTTGACCTTTGCGACATGCTGGACTCCACTTATGGTAAAGAACTTTTTTCCAATCTATTTTCCAAATTTTCACGTCTTTGTCGAATAAGTGTCCCTTGTTTGATTCCTTTGTACAGttacttgatatttttatacttCAGATTGTTATATTTGGACATGCAACGGCTTTGTTTTCTGATGTTGGCACGTTAGAATTGTTTGCCGTCCGTATAGGAGTCACAAACTCTATTATCGATCCCTGGATCTATATCCTGTTtcggaaagaaaatatttttgcgATCACCCGGAAACTCGGAACCTTCTGCGACATAAGCAAGGTTACAAGCAACAGTGTTGATAATAACGTCACGCCACCGACAGATGCACAGACGCAAAGCTATGGCAACACGTCAGCCAGAACAGAACATTCAATTGATATTATCATTTAGACTTAAGTCATGTGCAAGCAATGCTTCCTAGTCTCAAATCTGCGTTCTATGGCATTATAAAGAAGCagaactgatataattattatttcatttatttttgatattctgATTTCTTATAATAAGCTTTTGGACAACCAAAATAATTCTAAGAAATAATAAAGACAGACAAAAGTTACAAAACAGTTACAAAATATTGTGCAATCGCTTTGTAGATTTTAAGTGTCTGTCTTCATgtaacaataacaaaaatagAAAGGACAA
Coding sequences within it:
- the LOC128164403 gene encoding prostaglandin E2 receptor EP4 subtype-like; this translates as MDLTMKFEITSASNSTEVSSLSRSSTPAVLQFVFGVLGNLIAIVVLITARKKHKWRPFYRLVFGLTLTDGLGILLIFPTIFLRFAPNFMFDFRICAYKSFMFIFLLTSSAMIVCAMSFDRFMAILYPYRYNGIVKINQANITLAVVWITCAFLSSLPLLGLRSSLLYDTGSVCFLNFISTSTVVRIYSFVYSLIGLFILLSTIIFNMCVVISLCKNIVTTNTVSQKSRKKGNTFNVVFLLVIVLTFATCWTPLMIVIFGHATALFSDVGTLELFAVRIGVTNSIIDPWIYILFRKENIFAITRKLGTFCDISKVTSNSVDNNVTPPTDAQTQSYGNTSARTEHSIDIII